TACAATATCCTGCAATTTTGTGTATGAATCAGTTTTTTTCCCTATGTATGAGTCACACTTTCTCATATCATTGtatgtctccatttttttttattgaaacctGTACATTTTATATATGACCTCAACTCTGCATTCTTATTACTACTTGCCCAGGGATTCTTGTTGTTGTGGTCTGTTTGTTTTTAGGGACTTGGCTGGACTACTTCAGcaccctctgctttctctccaggGAACCTCTGATGCTGCTTCTCACAGAGACCTCCCTGGAGGCACAGTCACCCTGAGAGACAGTGTGActgtctttcccctcctcctcatcTCTTCATTGAGCTGTTTGCCTTTGTTGTCATTACACCCAGCTGTTAGGTTTCACTAATTGCTGGCTGAATATTGTTTCTGACAGTGCCCTGGGACATAACTTGCTTCACAGTGAAATTCAGGTGGGAGTCGTTTCGAAGGCCAAGCTTGGAGGTTAGTCCTGAGCCCTGGAGGATTCCTCTTTGCTGTCTCTTTCCCTAGTTCTCTCTAGTTAAACACTAGCCCAGGGTTTGGCTTGTCAGGGAGCCACCAGGCCCTTCTGCCTTACTTGCCACCAACATCTCCACAGTTTGCAAAAGTGTCTTTAGTCATGAATGACCCCCCATTCTATTCCAAATGAAGTCATTTTCACCtggcctgtggcggcgcagtggatagagcactgacctggaacgctgaggtcactggttcgaaaccctgggcttacctggtcacggcacacacaACAAAcagccaatgaacagctagagtgaagcaactacttctcatccctCACCCCACactccataaaatcaataaatgaaatattaaaaaaataataacaaagtcactttctggggAAGAAATTCAAAGCTGTTCTTATttgtaaatagaattgttttcctaattttgtGTTGGAGTTATTCATTGCTAGACTAttcaaatacatttaaatttattttgtacatggcaatttttaaattttaagttatttttaaaattaattttgtacctCTGCTTTTATCttgatctctgagccacagcttGCAGTCAAGGACCGTGAAGGGCTTTTCTCAGAATGTCACTCTTGCTTCACGAACTGGGCACTGGCCAGTGGTTAGCCCCTCTGGCCTTCTTGGCTTGCTTCTCCCAGCACGGAAAACTCTCCACTACAAGCAGGCTGGGGCAAAAGTGACAGGGAACTCAGTATTCTGAGCCTGCTGTCGCGGGGTGGGGCCTGGACCCAGTGACTGACAGCTGGGTGGAGGAGAGAGTCTCCAATCTGTCAGTCCCAGTTGCCTGAAATTACCCTCTAGATGTGCGGTTGAAGGGATGAGTGAGGGGGCAGCTGCCACCCTGGGTGGTGATGCCACAGGTCTTGTCTGGGAAATGGAAGAAGGGGAAGCTGTCTTTTGGCTCCATCCACTCATAATGTTACTTGCATCACACAGAGCTGGGGTGGGTGGTGGGCGTGGGGGCTACAGACCAGATCTCACAGACTTTCCCTGTTCTTACTGATACTGGgtatattttctgaataaatatttctaaaataagttttatttatttatttattttacagagacagagagtgagtcagagagagggatagacagggacagacagacaggaacagagagagatgagaagcatcaatcatcagtttctcgttgcgcgttgcgacttcttagttgttcattgattgctttctcacatgtgccttgaccatgggccttcagcagaccgagtaaccccctgctggggccagcgaccttgggtccaagctggtgaactctttgctcaagccagatgagccagcgctcaagctggcgacctcggggtctcgaacctgggtccttccgcatcccagtccgacgctctatccactgcgccaccacctggtcaggctctgaataaatatttctttataatccATTTAGAGTGTCAGATTTCTTTCTTGCTTCTCTGAGACCACAAATAGAAGATTTTCTAGATTCTTTAACTGGATAGCCCACACTATGACTTGGTTTTAAGTTATAGTCTCAATTACTAACTTCAGTGTCATAAAGGCCATCAATGGTGACCCCACTGGTGACTGAGAGGTCTCACAGCCACTATTACATACCTCCCTAGTGGCTCGGGCCCCGGAGTACAGGTTAGGCCCTGCCTTTCAGGCCCTTTGTTTCTGGCACCTGTGAATTTAACTGTGTCTCATTCATACCCAGCTATTTACTGAAGTACTTTTTCTAGAATATGTTTATCGAGCAATAGGCCTTTTGAAAAATGTCTTGGATGACCCAGTGTGTGTCGGGTTCTGCACTTAGGACCAAGGCCGGGACAGACAACACAGTCCGTCGTGTCCTCCCAAAGACTCAAGTCCCCCAGGGAAGATGGATGGTTGAATTCTAAGCAGGGAGTGAAAGACTGGGAGAACATGTCCAGAGAGCCTTCCACTGGAGTTGGAGAATATTTCCAGAAAGAGAACGTTTCAGTGAAGTTGGAAAGACAAGTTGTCCATGGCAGCACAGCCCTCTGTGGCCGCGGGGAGCCTCCTTGCCCGCGGCCTCCCACACCTCTGCCTTTCACTCAGGCCCACACAAAAGGCAGCCGGGGTGTGTGATGTTTCAGGTCTGGAAGAGGAGAAGGCCAGGACGTGAAGACCCTGTGTGTGATCCCCCTGCTCATGCAGAGCCCCTCCCATGTGGAAGATGGCTTCTTTCAGGAAAGAATAACAAAGTCACACCTGCAGAGGACCTGGTTTattggggggcaggaggggacatGGAGTTTCAGGGAAAGGATTTCACCACTGTCACTCAGAGCATGACCTCCATGCATGAGATTTCCTGATTTTCTGCACTTCAGTTTCAAAGGTTGGCCGTGGGGAGCGTCACTGCACAGTAGGAATGTAACATGGTCTTCTTATCAATGTGAAtgagttctatttatttttccaattttctccttttctctctgctctctgccagcTCTACTCCCATGCTCTCTTGCCGGGGCTCAGAAGCCTGTGGCTTgtgctcttttcccctcttgccttccctccccctccttctcttaccactaattctttctttcttttttttccccaatcctttctttgctctcttatCCTGCAAACTGTTTGTTCTTCCTTTGCTAACTCTCCTCTCTTCATCTTTTGCATTCTGCCTtttgtcttttcctctttccttctttgctccctttctcttctctccaaaccctgcttctcacccttcctcctgctccctttctccttctccacctctccacctgTCTCCTCACTCCCTCGGGATCACCTGATTCCGTCTCTTCACCCAACTCCATCTCCCCCCTACTCATTCCGTCTGTTCTCATCCTGCCCCAGCCACTCTTACCTTGGAGTAACATTCCTTCCAAGCTCCATCCTCGTCATAGTTTGCAGTAACCGAGCACCATGCCTTCCGAAGAACGCTCTTATCAGTGATGCAACTGTAATGTACTTTGCCCATATAGACGAAGGGAAAGgcacatttggcatagtctgaaaagtgaaaggaagggatgAGGAAATTAGTTGTGGTTAGCTCATTTTAGTCTTTTTCAAAAATAgatctactttttaatttttattgattttaaagagaggagcatcaatttgttgtttcactcattcatgccctcattggttgattcttttttttaaatttttttttaaaagatgtcatttattgattttacagagaggaggtggggagcgggaagtatcaactcatagttgcttcactttcgtggttcattggttgcttgttgcatgtgctttgatggggcaagcccagggtttcacaccagccctctcagcattccaggtcaatgatctatcctctgcgccaccacaggctaagctcattggttgattcttttttttatttttatttttcctaaattagaAGTGGGGCAGTAGACAGattccacatgcgcccaaccagatgCACTCGACCGGTTCCACCTGTCATGCCtcccaggggcaatgctctgcccatcttgggcattgttCCATCTCAGcccaagccattctagtgcctgaggtggaggccatggagccatcctcagcacctgggccaactttgctccaatggagccttggctgtgggaggggaagagagagacagagaggaaggagaggggaagggtggagaagcagatgggtgattctcctgtgtgccatgaccaggaatcgaacccgggacttccatgtgctgggccgatactctaccactgagccaactggccagggcctcattggttggttcttatatgtgccctgaccagggatctaatcCCCAACCTTGGTATATccggatgaagctctaaccaaatgagctacctggccagggcagttatTTTAGTCTTATCAAGACAAAGGGGCCCTGGttaggtggttcagtggataaagcatcaacccagcatgccagAGATGGTGGGTTCaaccaccagtcagggcacataataaaaagtgatcagcccaggccagttggctcagtggtagagcattggcctggtgtgtggatgtcccgggttagatgcctggtaagggcacacaggagaagcacctgtttctccactcctcccctcctgcttctctctctctcttttctcttcccctcctgcagccatggctcaattagagcaagttgggtctgggcgctgaggatggctccatgcactccgcctcaggtgctaaaaaatggctccagctgcaatggagcaagggccccagatggccagaacattgctccctagttggcttgccaggtggatcccggttggggcacatgcaggaatctgtctctgtctcccctcctgtcattaaaagaaaaaaaaaaagaaagaaagaaaaaaagtgaccaatgggtacacaactaaatgaaacaactaagtgaaacaagttgatacctttctctccctccccctttcctctcttgtcctctttctctctctcaaatcaatagggaaaacagacaaagaggaaagagagggcaCGCTTGGGGCGGATGAGGAGGGGCATGAGGCTCCCACTTAGGAGGCAGTTACGGAAATCTCCCTCcatctggaaagccacatgctctCATCTGAGGAAAAGCTGCATACTCACCATCCTTTGCACAATATTTCCATCTCCCTGAGTATTCATGATCTAGAGAACACCAGTGGTATATAGAACCACGTGAAGTGCAATCAAAATACTTCTGGCCTCCATAGGTAAAAGGGAAAGTACAGTCatctgaaggaaacaaaaaaagcagaCGTTGTTCTCTTCTTCAGCTCTTTAGTGTGTCACCGTCTCTGCAGTAGTTCTGGCAACATTTCTGTGCAACCCAGCCCATCACAACCACTACAAGGGGCCTGTCACGTGCAGAGCCCTCTACTAAGCATCAGGGATGTGAAGGTCAATATGATATGGACCCTGCCTGATGACAGATTTAATTTCCAGTGACATTATTTACCCAGAGACATTTCTCATGGACATTGGAGCTCCAGGCCACAGATCAGCTTGCCAGACCATAAAGCAGCTTGATTtggaattattctttttttttttttaagtgagaggcagggaggcagagagacagagtcttgcatgtgccccgaccgaccaggatccatccagcaagccccctagcaggtgatgctctgcccatctgcggctgctgctccattgctcatttaatgagctattttagcacctgaggtgaggccagggagccatgcacagtgcctggggccaccttgcttgaaccatttgaagctgagggaggaggagagagaaagagagaaagagaaagagagaagatggaggggaaagggtggagaagcagatggtcaattctgctgtgtgccttgactgggaattgaacccgggacttctacacaccgggccaatgctctacagctgagccaaccagccagggcctgatgtggaattataatttttatttgctgtGTCTGGAGCTTCTGCTCCACCTGATTCAACACCAAAAGTCTAAGTACATTTTTTATCTGTGAATACAGGTGCTCTCTTGCTATTTTCATTAATAATCTGCCTCACATTGTTCAGAAGACCAATAATGAGTCACATTCATGGTGTAACTAAGCGAGTTTCAGTGTGCACTGACTTTGGCCTTTGAGTAGATTGAAGATGTTAactatggaaacccagagaggGCTTTGTGGCTGTGTGACCATGGCTGTGGTCTAGGCATCTCTGGCCTGGATGGATTCTCTCAGCTGCCTCACTGAATTTACTGGCGGCAAACATCACCCCTCTGCGACTCCTGTGCGTGTTTCTGTTTGataccctctccccccacccagccTTGCCTTACACTTCTTGGACAGGCTCCCTTATTAAGAAGCCATCCCTTGGAATGAGGCCCTGTCCTGAGATTCCAACCCCACTATGTACTGGTGGCTTGgctttaataaataaacaactcagggtggagggggtgggaggagagggggcctggctgggtagctcagttggttagagcatcgtctgaatacaccaaggttgtggctttaatctctgtcaaggcacatacaagaatcaaccaatgaataaataagtggaacgacaGATCGaggttcccctctctctcccctcatcccttttcctctctctttcaaatcaatcaataaattttaaaacaacaactgGAGGCAGGTGGTAGGGCTTGTGCTCTACCTATAGCCTGGGGAATGTGTGCACCTGTACCTCCCATGGCTGAGAGGGCAAACTTAGCCCACGTACGTAGAATGCCTGTGAAGAGAGCTGGTCACAGTGACCATCCCACACATTAGTTTGTTTGGTTTAAtcgttgttttgttttcattgttttccaACATTGCTTACCTGCGATATTGATCTGATGTTGCAAATGAGCTGCAAAAAAATAGAGGAATAGAGGAGATAAATAGCcaagcagagaataaaatggaGGCAATCTGAACACATTTGATGGCATGAACTGCTTTGCATCTCTAAATTGTTTTTCACatgaaaatgtaatattttattatggtaAGAACACAATATGAGATCTTCCCACttaacagagagacaggaaaggagatgagaagcatcaactcgtagttgtggcactttagttgttcgttgattgtttctcacatgtgcctttggggagctccagctgagccagtgaccccttgctgaagacagcgacctttgagctcaagctagtgaccttagaaTCATCTTGATGATCCTgtacaaccctgcactcaagttggcgagtctgtgctcaagccacagatctcagggtttcaaatacgggacatcagcatcccaggtcaatgatctatccactatgccaccaccagtcaggccccatgtaacaaacacatttttttttttttgtatttttctgaggttagaaacggggaggcagtcagacagactcccgcatgagcccgactgggatccacacggcatgcccaccagggggcg
The Saccopteryx bilineata isolate mSacBil1 chromosome 3, mSacBil1_pri_phased_curated, whole genome shotgun sequence DNA segment above includes these coding regions:
- the LOC136329339 gene encoding seminal plasma protein A3-like, which translates into the protein MVPLMGIFFIWTSFCALLQEGLAHGAHLQHQINIADDCTFPFTYGGQKYFDCTSRGSIYHWCSLDHEYSGRWKYCAKDDYAKCAFPFVYMGKVHYSCITDKSVLRKAWCSVTANYDEDGAWKECYSK